From the genome of Nitrospira sp., one region includes:
- the fabD gene encoding ACP S-malonyltransferase, whose amino-acid sequence MTASGIGFVFPGQGSQSVGMGRGFYDAFPTVKALYDEASSILGYDIAQLCFEGPAERLNLTEHTQPALLVSSAAALKALEPAGVRPMAVAGHSLGEYSALYAAGGVSFRDAVALVQKRGRYMSEAVPPGTGLVAALLGLSGEAVKAACREAASVGVVAAANFNSPGQVVIAGETAAVERAIEIAKSNGCKKAIPLPVSVPVHTPLMQGAADRLAAEFGGVAWHDLRVPLVNNAEAVALQRAEDIRASLVRQLPSSVRWEESVQKMVQLGVTTFVEIGPGTVLTGLVKRILPGAVTANVHDPKSLDAALVTVGVKGQG is encoded by the coding sequence ATGACAGCTTCAGGAATTGGATTTGTGTTTCCCGGACAGGGGTCGCAGTCGGTGGGCATGGGCCGCGGATTCTATGACGCGTTCCCAACAGTGAAGGCCCTGTATGACGAAGCCTCCTCCATCCTGGGGTACGATATCGCGCAGCTCTGTTTTGAAGGGCCGGCCGAACGGCTCAATCTCACGGAACATACCCAGCCGGCGTTGTTGGTGAGTAGCGCCGCTGCACTGAAAGCTCTCGAGCCGGCGGGTGTGAGACCGATGGCCGTGGCAGGCCATAGTTTGGGAGAATATTCGGCCTTGTATGCCGCTGGGGGTGTGTCGTTTCGCGATGCGGTGGCCCTCGTGCAGAAGCGGGGACGCTATATGTCCGAGGCCGTACCGCCGGGAACGGGATTAGTGGCTGCTCTGTTGGGCTTATCAGGCGAGGCTGTGAAGGCCGCGTGCCGAGAAGCTGCCTCGGTGGGGGTGGTCGCTGCGGCGAATTTCAACTCTCCTGGACAGGTGGTTATTGCCGGAGAGACGGCCGCAGTCGAACGGGCTATTGAAATCGCTAAAAGCAACGGGTGCAAAAAAGCGATTCCGCTTCCGGTGAGTGTGCCGGTGCATACACCCTTGATGCAGGGTGCGGCAGACCGCCTTGCAGCGGAATTTGGCGGAGTCGCCTGGCATGATCTGCGAGTACCACTGGTGAATAATGCTGAGGCGGTGGCGCTGCAACGAGCCGAAGACATTCGGGCCTCGTTGGTCCGGCAACTCCCGTCGTCCGTCCGATGGGAAGAATCGGTGCAGAAAATGGTCCAATTGGGCGTCACCACCTTTGTGGAAATTGGTCCGGGGACCGTCCTCACCGGCCTGGTGAAGCGAATTCTGCCTGGCGCGGTGACGGCGAATGTCCATGATCCGAAATCGTTGGACGCCGCGTTAGTGACAGTGGGTGTAAAAGGGCAAGGATAG
- a CDS encoding ketoacyl-ACP synthase III has protein sequence MRRARITGTGSYAPERVMTNAELETLVATSDEWIRERTGIRERRIAAKGQACSDLGLIAAERALKAAGVSAGELDMILLATCTGDMPLPSTACLLQHRLGATRAAACDLSAACCGFVYALGVADAYVRTGMRHVLVVGSEVMSTITDWTDRNTCILFGDGAGAAVVSASDGDRGILSTHLHSDGSLSDLIVVPGGGTRIPPSEPMMNDRAQYIKMKGNETFKVAVRTLEDVARETLAAHNFSVEDLDLYIPHQANLRIIKAVTDRLGLPLKKVVLNMDRYGNTSAASIPIALDEAVRDGRVKDGQLVMFGAFGAGLTWASTLLRW, from the coding sequence GTGAGGCGCGCACGAATCACCGGAACTGGTTCCTATGCGCCTGAACGCGTGATGACCAATGCCGAGTTGGAGACATTGGTGGCGACGTCCGATGAGTGGATTCGCGAGCGCACCGGCATCCGTGAACGGCGGATTGCGGCGAAAGGGCAGGCCTGTTCCGATCTGGGACTGATTGCGGCCGAGCGTGCCTTGAAGGCGGCCGGGGTCTCGGCGGGTGAACTCGACATGATTCTCCTGGCGACCTGCACGGGAGACATGCCCCTGCCCTCCACAGCTTGCCTGCTCCAACATCGGTTGGGTGCGACGCGGGCGGCTGCATGCGATCTGTCTGCGGCTTGTTGCGGGTTCGTCTATGCATTGGGCGTGGCCGATGCCTATGTTCGGACCGGGATGCGCCATGTGTTGGTCGTCGGATCGGAAGTGATGTCGACAATCACCGATTGGACCGACCGGAACACGTGCATTTTGTTTGGAGACGGCGCTGGGGCAGCGGTTGTCAGTGCGTCCGATGGTGACCGGGGGATTCTCTCCACGCATCTGCATTCCGACGGCAGTCTTTCCGATTTGATCGTGGTACCGGGCGGCGGGACGCGCATTCCACCATCCGAGCCCATGATGAATGATCGGGCGCAGTACATCAAAATGAAGGGCAATGAAACCTTCAAGGTGGCGGTGCGGACTCTTGAGGATGTAGCGCGAGAGACCCTTGCGGCGCACAATTTCTCGGTAGAGGATCTGGATCTGTACATTCCGCACCAAGCCAACCTACGCATTATCAAGGCGGTGACGGATCGCCTTGGCCTGCCGCTTAAAAAAGTGGTGTTGAACATGGATCGATACGGCAACACGTCCGCCGCATCCATCCCCATTGCACTGGACGAAGCGGTCCGTGACGGGCGAGTCAAGGATGGACAGTTGGTGATGTTCGGGGCGTTCGGCGCGGGGCTCACTTGGGCGTCAACGTTGCTGCGCTGGTAG
- the plsX gene encoding phosphate acyltransferase PlsX — MKIAVDAMGGDHGPAPVIEGAMQAAQELGVGIILVGKEDELTAACRKLNCHDERITIHHAPQVVEMHESPAAVARKKRDSSIWIATELVKSGDADAVVSPGNTGASMVASFFVLGLIKGVERPAIATMLPTLTGSAVMLDVGANVDCTAQHLEQFALMGNEFAKHVYAKPNPRVGLLSIGEEDSKGNEVTKEAFKLLKSSPLNFIGNIEGREVYSGSADVVVCDGFIGNVALKISEGVADVIKKLLMKELSGSWLGRLAYPLIAKPLLNLKRKIDYAEFGGAPLLGVNGTTMICHGRSSAKAIKNAIRRAKGLAETRLDELIQRDIEESLRRHQDERPEGKQA, encoded by the coding sequence ATCCTGGTCGGCAAAGAAGACGAGCTGACCGCCGCCTGCCGCAAACTCAATTGTCACGACGAGCGGATCACCATCCACCATGCGCCGCAGGTGGTCGAGATGCATGAGTCTCCTGCCGCGGTCGCGCGGAAAAAGCGGGACTCGTCTATCTGGATTGCGACCGAGCTGGTCAAGTCCGGCGATGCGGATGCGGTGGTGAGCCCGGGTAACACCGGCGCGAGCATGGTTGCGTCATTCTTTGTTCTGGGGTTGATCAAAGGAGTCGAGCGGCCGGCGATCGCCACGATGCTCCCTACCTTGACGGGCAGCGCGGTGATGCTCGACGTCGGCGCGAACGTCGATTGTACCGCCCAGCACCTGGAACAATTTGCATTGATGGGCAACGAGTTTGCCAAGCACGTCTACGCCAAACCCAACCCGCGGGTCGGGCTGCTCAGTATCGGAGAAGAAGACAGCAAGGGCAACGAAGTTACCAAGGAAGCATTTAAGCTATTGAAGAGCAGCCCGCTGAACTTCATCGGCAACATCGAGGGGCGGGAAGTCTACAGTGGCAGCGCGGATGTGGTGGTGTGCGACGGATTCATCGGGAACGTCGCCCTGAAGATTTCGGAAGGCGTGGCGGACGTCATTAAGAAGTTGCTGATGAAGGAACTCTCGGGTTCCTGGCTCGGGCGGTTGGCCTATCCCCTGATCGCCAAGCCGCTGCTGAATCTGAAACGCAAGATCGACTATGCCGAATTTGGCGGGGCCCCCTTGCTGGGCGTGAACGGGACCACGATGATCTGTCACGGCCGCTCATCCGCCAAGGCGATCAAAAATGCCATTCGCCGAGCCAAGGGCTTGGCTGAGACTCGGCTGGACGAATTGATTCAGCGCGATATCGAAGAAAGTCTACGGCGACATCAGGACGAACGGCCGGAAGGAAAACAGGCGTGA